A single window of Uloborus diversus isolate 005 chromosome 5, Udiv.v.3.1, whole genome shotgun sequence DNA harbors:
- the LOC129223252 gene encoding histidine-rich glycoprotein-like has protein sequence MVENQEFMEVSTQPPLFAASISREITVLILSILIVGCIASYHPYHHYYHHLHGHHKHHHHDHHKHHHDHHKHHHHDHHKHHHHHDHHKHHHDHHLHHKHHVYDYHPYYHYLKHHYHHHKGHPYYHDHHHHHDHHKHHHHDHHKHHHHKGHIHYDPYYKLYYYHHH, from the exons ATGGTTGAAAATCAAGAATTCATGGAGGTTAGCACTCAGCCTCCTCTCTTTGCTGCGTCCATCAGCAGGGAGATCACg gtGCTGATATTATCAATCCTGATAGTTGGTTGCATAGCATCGTACCACCCTTATCACCACTACTATCACCACCTCCACGGCCACCACAAGCACCATCATCACGACCATCACAAGCACCACCACGATCATCACAAGCATCATCACCACGACCACCATAAGCATCATCATCATCACGATCATCACAAGCATCACCATGATCATCATTTGCACCACAAGCACCATGTCTACGACTACCACCCGTATTACCACTACCTGAAGCACCATTACCACCACCACAAGGGTCATCCCTATTACCACGACCACCATCATCACCACGACCACCATAAGCATCATCACCACGACCACCACAAGCATCATCACCACAAAGGACACATTCACTACGATCCTTACTACAAGCTGTATTATTACCATCACCACTGA